The following coding sequences are from one Alphaproteobacteria bacterium window:
- a CDS encoding zinc-dependent alcohol dehydrogenase family protein — MKIRAAVLHEVGQPLIIEELELDPPGQGEVLVQMKAAGLCHSDLSTMTGVRPRPRPMAIGHEAAGVVAELGPGVSDLAVGDHVVTTFTPNCGRCTPCRSGRPALCEPAFAANSAGTLLGGGRRLHLNGKDVHHQVGVSSFAEHAVMNTSSLVPVDKDLPLDEAALFGCAIITGVGAVINTARVPLGASVAVVGLGGVGLAALLGAKLAGARRLVAIDLRDDKLALARQLGASDTFSAADEGCAEAVREATGGGVEYAIEIAGSTPALELAWAITARGGTTVTAGLPHYEDRAAISPVQLVGEERTLKGSYAGSCVPARDIPHFVELYRQGKLPVDRLLSERLTLDQVNQGFDRLAAGDMVRQMVMFD, encoded by the coding sequence ATGAAAATCCGTGCCGCGGTGCTCCACGAAGTGGGCCAGCCGCTGATCATCGAGGAACTCGAGCTCGATCCTCCGGGCCAGGGCGAGGTGCTGGTGCAGATGAAGGCGGCCGGGCTTTGCCATTCCGATCTCTCGACCATGACCGGCGTACGGCCCCGGCCCAGACCCATGGCCATCGGCCACGAAGCGGCCGGTGTGGTGGCCGAACTGGGTCCCGGCGTTTCGGACTTGGCGGTCGGCGATCACGTGGTCACCACGTTTACGCCCAACTGCGGCCGTTGTACGCCCTGTCGTTCGGGCCGGCCGGCGCTTTGTGAGCCGGCCTTCGCTGCCAATTCCGCCGGTACGCTGCTGGGTGGCGGGCGGCGTTTGCACTTGAACGGAAAGGACGTGCACCACCAGGTGGGGGTTTCCTCGTTCGCCGAACATGCCGTGATGAACACCTCGTCGCTGGTGCCGGTGGACAAGGACCTGCCGCTCGACGAGGCGGCGCTGTTTGGCTGCGCCATCATCACCGGCGTCGGCGCCGTCATCAACACGGCCCGGGTACCGCTGGGCGCCAGCGTTGCCGTGGTTGGTCTCGGCGGTGTCGGCCTGGCGGCGCTGCTGGGCGCCAAGCTCGCCGGTGCCCGCCGCCTGGTTGCCATCGATCTGCGCGACGACAAGCTGGCCCTGGCCCGCCAACTGGGCGCCAGCGACACATTCAGCGCGGCGGATGAGGGCTGTGCCGAGGCAGTGCGCGAAGCCACCGGCGGCGGCGTCGAATATGCCATCGAGATCGCCGGCTCCACGCCGGCCCTGGAGTTGGCCTGGGCCATCACGGCCCGGGGCGGCACCACCGTCACCGCCGGATTGCCGCACTATGAAGACCGGGCCGCCATCTCGCCGGTGCAGTTGGTCGGCGAGGAGCGCACCCTCAAGGGGAGCTACGCCGGCAGTTGCGTGCCGGCCCGCGATATCCCCCATTTCGTCGAGCTCTACCGCCAGGGCAAGCTGCCTGTCGACCGCCTGCTCAGCGAGCGTTTGACGCTGGATCAGGTCAACCAGGGCTTCGATCGCCTGGCCGCCGGCGATATGGTGCGCCAGATGGTGATGTTCGACTGA
- a CDS encoding CoA transferase codes for MPGPLDGIRVLDFSAVISGPYATMILADQGADVIKIEPPGTGDFTRAAGNQSGGLSATFLNNNRNKRSLVINLKSPAGVEVVKRLASQCDVLVQNFRPGVVEHLGIGEEAIRGVAPEIVYVSISGFGEVGPYAQKPVYDPIVQALSGLASVQGGSDQNRPRLVRTILPDKLTAVTAAQAITAALLSRARSGQGQHVRLSMLDAVVAFLWSSDMGGQTYVGKSVSQQRAASFIDLIYETKDGYMSVAVMTDAQWAALCQALGRPEWLEDERFATTELRDLNIDARLELIQSELGRRSTAEWLERFETAGVPCAPVLTRNQVIAHPQIVAGGIIFENDHPQAGRLRQSRNAARFSVSSPEYRQGAPKLGQHSDEILAEAGFAPAEIADLRAAGVVGG; via the coding sequence ATCAAGATAGAGCCCCCCGGCACCGGCGACTTCACGCGAGCCGCCGGCAACCAGAGCGGCGGCCTGTCGGCCACCTTCCTCAACAACAACCGCAACAAGCGATCACTCGTGATCAATCTCAAGAGTCCGGCCGGCGTCGAAGTGGTGAAACGCCTGGCCAGCCAGTGCGACGTGCTGGTGCAGAACTTCCGCCCCGGCGTGGTCGAGCACCTAGGCATCGGCGAAGAGGCGATTCGCGGCGTGGCGCCCGAGATCGTCTACGTTTCCATCTCGGGCTTCGGCGAGGTCGGTCCCTACGCCCAGAAGCCGGTCTACGACCCCATCGTGCAGGCGCTTTCCGGGCTGGCTTCGGTGCAGGGCGGATCCGACCAAAACCGGCCGCGCCTGGTGCGCACCATCCTGCCCGACAAGCTGACGGCGGTGACGGCGGCCCAGGCCATCACGGCGGCACTCTTGAGCCGGGCCCGCAGCGGCCAGGGCCAGCACGTGCGGCTTTCCATGCTCGATGCCGTAGTGGCCTTCCTCTGGTCCTCGGACATGGGGGGGCAGACCTACGTGGGCAAGAGCGTCAGCCAGCAACGCGCAGCCAGCTTCATCGACCTGATCTACGAGACAAAAGACGGCTACATGAGCGTCGCGGTCATGACCGATGCCCAGTGGGCGGCGCTCTGCCAGGCCCTGGGGCGGCCCGAGTGGCTGGAGGACGAACGCTTCGCCACGACCGAGCTTCGCGATCTCAACATCGATGCCCGCCTCGAACTCATCCAGTCGGAGCTCGGCCGGCGCAGCACCGCGGAATGGCTGGAAAGGTTCGAGACCGCCGGCGTGCCCTGTGCCCCGGTGCTGACGCGCAACCAGGTCATCGCCCACCCCCAGATCGTGGCCGGTGGCATCATCTTCGAGAACGACCATCCCCAGGCCGGGCGGCTGCGCCAGAGCCGCAATGCCGCGCGTTTCAGCGTGAGCTCGCCCGAGTATCGCCAGGGCGCTCCGAAACTCGGCCAGCACAGCGACGAGATCCTGGCCGAGGCCGGATTCGCGCCCGCCGAGATCGCCGATTTGCGGGCGGCCGGCGTGGTCGGCGGATGA